A single region of the Amphiprion ocellaris isolate individual 3 ecotype Okinawa chromosome 4, ASM2253959v1, whole genome shotgun sequence genome encodes:
- the acp5a gene encoding tartrate-resistant acid phosphatase type 5a isoform X2: MAVTLLSILIAAIPVAYCYPTAFEDLGESSKNRTSIRFLAIGDWGGVNYAPYTTAVQKATAQEMSKVAEQMGADFVLALGDNFYYKGVNSVDSPRFKDTFESVYTAKSLRVPWYVLAGNHDHAGNVKAQIEYSGKSDRWKFPAYYYELNFHIPNTGKTLTIIMLDTIMLCGNSDDHADEKPRGPMFAVDANRQLTWLQERLARSKADFLLVAGHYPVWSVSKHGPTDCLLQRLHPLLIKYKATAYLCGHDHNLQYIEESDVGYVVSGAGNFLDPDIRHWSHVPKGSVKFFTGQASTLGGFVHAEVTKNKMIVTFFQAKGTSLYRTVLSQREFE, encoded by the exons ATGGCAGTCACtcttttatccattttaattGCTGCCATCCCTGTGGCCTACTGCTATCCTACTGCCTTCGAAGACCTGGGAGAGAGTAGCA AGAACAGAACCTCTATTCGGTTCTTGGCTATAGGAGACTGGGGAGGAGTGAATTATGCGCCATACACCACCGCTGTGCAGAAGGCTACAGCTCAAGAAATGAGCAAAGTAGCAGAGCAGATGGGAGCTGACTTTGTTCTGGCCCTTGGCGATAACTTCTACTACAAAGGTGTGAACAGCGTGGATTCCCCTCGGTTTAAG GACACTTTTGAGTCCGTGTACACTGCAAAGTCTCTCAGAGTGCCCTGGTATGTTCTTGCTGGCAATCACGATCATGCAGGGAATGTCAAAGCCCAAATTGAGTACAGTGGCAAATCTGACAGATG GAAGTTCCCTGCCTACTACTATGAGCTGAACTTCCACATCCCCAACACCGGAAAGACTCTGACCATCATCATGCTCGACACCATCATGCTGTGTGGCAACTCTGACGACCATGCTGACGAGAAGCCCAGGGGGCCGATGTTTGCTGTGGATGCTAACCGTCAGCTGacttggctgcaggagagaCTGGCTCGATCCAAAGCAGACTTCCTGTTGGTGGCAGGCCACTACCCTGTGTGGTCTGTGTCCAAACATGGGCCCACAGATTGCCTGCTGCAGAGGCTCCATCCTCTGCTCATTAAATACAAAGCCACTGCTTACCTCTGCGGGCATGACCACAATCTGCAG TACATTGAAGAGTCTGATGTGGGCTATGTGGTGAGCGGTGCTGGAAACTTCCTGGACCCCGACATTCGTCACTGGAGCCACGTCCCCAAAGGTTCTGTGAAGTTCTTCACCGGTCAGGCTTCGACGCTGGGAGGCTTCGTCCATGCAGAAGTCACAAAGAACAAGATGATTGTGACCTTCTTCCAGGCGAAAGGCACTTCTCTCTATCGCACTGTTCTCTCCCAAAGAGAGTTTGAGTAG
- the acp5a gene encoding tartrate-resistant acid phosphatase type 5a isoform X1 — MMAVTLLSILIAAIPVAYCYPTAFEDLGESSKNRTSIRFLAIGDWGGVNYAPYTTAVQKATAQEMSKVAEQMGADFVLALGDNFYYKGVNSVDSPRFKDTFESVYTAKSLRVPWYVLAGNHDHAGNVKAQIEYSGKSDRWKFPAYYYELNFHIPNTGKTLTIIMLDTIMLCGNSDDHADEKPRGPMFAVDANRQLTWLQERLARSKADFLLVAGHYPVWSVSKHGPTDCLLQRLHPLLIKYKATAYLCGHDHNLQYIEESDVGYVVSGAGNFLDPDIRHWSHVPKGSVKFFTGQASTLGGFVHAEVTKNKMIVTFFQAKGTSLYRTVLSQREFE; from the exons ATG ATGGCAGTCACtcttttatccattttaattGCTGCCATCCCTGTGGCCTACTGCTATCCTACTGCCTTCGAAGACCTGGGAGAGAGTAGCA AGAACAGAACCTCTATTCGGTTCTTGGCTATAGGAGACTGGGGAGGAGTGAATTATGCGCCATACACCACCGCTGTGCAGAAGGCTACAGCTCAAGAAATGAGCAAAGTAGCAGAGCAGATGGGAGCTGACTTTGTTCTGGCCCTTGGCGATAACTTCTACTACAAAGGTGTGAACAGCGTGGATTCCCCTCGGTTTAAG GACACTTTTGAGTCCGTGTACACTGCAAAGTCTCTCAGAGTGCCCTGGTATGTTCTTGCTGGCAATCACGATCATGCAGGGAATGTCAAAGCCCAAATTGAGTACAGTGGCAAATCTGACAGATG GAAGTTCCCTGCCTACTACTATGAGCTGAACTTCCACATCCCCAACACCGGAAAGACTCTGACCATCATCATGCTCGACACCATCATGCTGTGTGGCAACTCTGACGACCATGCTGACGAGAAGCCCAGGGGGCCGATGTTTGCTGTGGATGCTAACCGTCAGCTGacttggctgcaggagagaCTGGCTCGATCCAAAGCAGACTTCCTGTTGGTGGCAGGCCACTACCCTGTGTGGTCTGTGTCCAAACATGGGCCCACAGATTGCCTGCTGCAGAGGCTCCATCCTCTGCTCATTAAATACAAAGCCACTGCTTACCTCTGCGGGCATGACCACAATCTGCAG TACATTGAAGAGTCTGATGTGGGCTATGTGGTGAGCGGTGCTGGAAACTTCCTGGACCCCGACATTCGTCACTGGAGCCACGTCCCCAAAGGTTCTGTGAAGTTCTTCACCGGTCAGGCTTCGACGCTGGGAGGCTTCGTCCATGCAGAAGTCACAAAGAACAAGATGATTGTGACCTTCTTCCAGGCGAAAGGCACTTCTCTCTATCGCACTGTTCTCTCCCAAAGAGAGTTTGAGTAG